The segment TATGAGGGAGAGAGggactgacaaacagtttgctatgaaacacaaataaatcaaacgatagctactatatttattttatattattagtttgtcattctaAATGATTAtccctaaaaaaatttataaatagcCATCTTTTGAGagtatttatatattgaaaataaataacaaattcaaaattaattgacataatatttaaaagaaagtaTCCCATACTCAAATAGCGGTAAAATTGCTTATACAAATAGTCACGACTCAATAGATCACTATTAATAAAAAGAGATAATCGTATagaataacaaactaataatataaaataaatatagtagttaccctttgatttatttgtgttccatagcaaactgtttgtcagtctCTCTCTCCCTCATATTTTCGCTAGCcactctcgctttatacaataaaattgtataaattgtattgtatcaagcgagagaaaattgtataaacgcatgcaaatacatatatattcgtcctatacacttataattatacaatacaaatattttcctgTCCAaatctcttttgcctttctcgttttatacaaattcagaTCGTAAATaatctctctttctcgttttatacaattcgattcaattgtatatttcctGCACAAGTCTCTTTTTGCCTTTCTcactttctcgttttatacaaattcaaatcgtatataatttctctctttctcgtttaaTACAATTCAATTCTGCCTTTCTcgctttctcgttttatacaattcaattctgTCTTTCTCGCTTGatacaattcaaattgtatataatttatctctttctcattttatacaccGTTTTAAtcaattcgcttcaattgtatatgtatagaaattatacatatataatttttctcttcGTTTTATATaacgttttatacaattcgcttcaattgtatatatataacaaattatacatatataagtttgctatggagcgcaattatgcaaattttgctaCAACAtgcaaatatgaattttatgtttgctatatatgaaagttactttattaaaaataaatagacaactattaattcattaataaacatatattgTAATTCTATTTAAGTCTCGGTGTTCACTTAATTAATCTATTTCTGAAATCATCAAGTAAAACTTTTTAGTGTTATCGGGATGATTCTAGATACTAAGAATcaagattattttaatattttctaaaaatatttcccTCGAGTATCTAATATTTTAGACTAtctagattttttttgaaatataaatatctaaGATATTTTTGTATCTCCAtaatcaattatatttatatattttctatttttacattaattatGCCTCAATAAATCAAACTTTAATTAATTCGAAAACATGAACACATTAATGCAAAAATTTCACttcaaacttttatttatacctcaccaaaatatttaatactctacatttatatttttcaccttcaaaatatattttaaaatcaattcatcaatcaaattgatgaaaaaaaaaataattcatcaatTAAATTTTGCAGATTCAAATCCAACATTTATATTTCTGCAAAACCCTATCAACACAATCAGTTCATCAATGGCGAATTCTCTTAGAAGAAAATCGGCTGTATTAGACTCGATGTATTACCCTATCATCGGTTTACTCATCGTACTTATCGCCTGTGTTGAATTCTCCGACGCCGTTACCGCCGTTGATGTTTACCGGCTTGTTCAGTATGATATCGCCGGCGTGCCTTTCGGTTCTCGGCTTGCTACTCTTAATCATCACGCCGGCTCATCATTTTTTGGTTCTGGTTCTAGTTCTGATCTTTCCCGTACGGTTCTCATTCTTCCAGTTCGTGAATTGAACCTCACTCTCATTACAGGTTAGGCTCCGATTACTGCTCAATAACTTCATTTTTGGTATGTAAACCATCTTGAATTAAAGCTTTATTGTTTCTATGATTATGTTTGGTTCAGGTGAGGATATGTGTTACTGTTTTGGAATTTCATTATTGTTagggatatttattttttcaactagGGAAACTAAATAATTGGGGTTAAAGCTAGGTTTATTATTCTACTTGCATTAGGTGCGAATAGGGATAATTTTGAGTTAGGAAACTGACTCTTTTGAAAATATGGTTTAGTTTACTTCTTcgttatttcatttttatcttgAACTTCTTGCTTACTTTTTTTAACTAGGTGACCCAGACTTAggtgataataaataattaggtGATACAAAATAATAGGTGATACAGACTTGTTGGGTATAAAGATTAGTTTGTTGTTACACTTATGGGCGATGAAGTTGGTGTAGCAACCAGCCATTGAAGTTGTTACACTTATCGGCGATGAAAGTTGGAGTATCAACCAGGGTTAtagaaagcaaaaaaaaaaaacaaaaaacgaAAAGAGCTTTAAGGTCTGTTGGAACTTTAAGCACAAAAATGTGTGGAAAGGTGTAAAGGGAGAAAAACATGCAAATATATGAGTTTAGTCCAAGACTAATAATATATAAGGctgaatgacaaatatatgaacaaagaaattaaaaaataattacgatAAAATGAAATATCACTTGTTTAGTGTCTTCTCTTCCGTAGAGGTTCATTGGCAAAGGAAAGATATGTCTTGGAATCTTGATGGTATGTCTTAGAATCTTGATGACGACACTGAAGTGCACATTAAGCGAGGCAAAAAGCTCAACACGTTTTGAACCTCGCTTCATGGCTTAAGCGTGCCTTTGATTATGCTGGTATCAACCAGCAAGTGAAGTCCTAAGAAATGGAttcttttactaaaatatctgaTGTTAGTGTTGTCAAAGGCGCGCTTAAAGCACATTTAAGCCCTAAAGCCAGGTTCAAAATGTGTTAAGCGCTTTGCCTCGATTAATCGCTTCAGTATCATCATTAAGATTCCAagacatactttttttttgccCATTAGCTTCTTCTAGACGAGAAATACTAATCAATTGATATTTCAGTTTTCACTGTatcctgtttttttttttgaaatttctgtCATATATTTGTCATATTATTAGTCTTCGACTatccatataaatttttttttaatccccTTTGAGCCTTTTCTCATTAAAGCCCACACTTTATTTGTGCTTGAAGCCCCGCCAGATCATCGAGCTTTTTTGCTTTTGATAGCACGGGATGTTGTTGTTCGTCTTTATCTATTATGATTTGCGTTatacttgataaaaaatttatgatttttctaaTTGTTAACTATGCATATGCACACAGCACCCAGCACACATATAGGAGAACATTTGAATAAATTCCCTTGGAATTATAACTGAAAGGCGAAATGCTCAACTCAAATCACGAGTCAGCTTCTATGCAATCGAATGTAGTAGTCTACGGAATAATCTCTAGGAATCTTGTGAAATTTCAAATGTTAGTCAAGAAATTTGTTTCTCTTTGAATTTTGTAGTCTATGCTCATGCATATTCTGTAATCAATTCTGTGATGTGCCAAATATAGGACTCTATTACTAATTATGTTTTTCGGGAAGGTAATGGAACTATCCACTCGTTGGTAAGAAATATGGTCAGACTATAGATTATGTCACTATTGACAACAGTGGGTTAGCATATGATAAGGATACCCTCCACTTCAAACAATTTGGTTGGTGGTTTGTGTCACCAAAGGGATCATAAGTTGAAAGTCCACGTCTTGGTTAGGAAGGTGTGGAAGGTTGTTGCATTGGTTTAGTCAATCCGACCGGCGCACTTGCTTTTGTTGTAGTTTGTTAGTCTCCTTTGATCGGTGTTTCCATATTTTACGATTTTAATACTTTTCTAGTTTGCTCCTTGTTTGAGACATCACTAACCTTGCTTGTGATGATCATGTTAAAGGCCGACTCTCTGTTCCTCATGCAATATGCAGTTAGATTGTCTTCTGATTGGCTTGCCCTCCCTGTTGGCTCTTATTGCAGAATATATTGAACAGAAAAAGCTATTAGGGGGTTTGCTGCTTTTACTCCCTCCAAAATTTAGACCAGAGAACACAGGCAGCACATTTGGTGCTGATGAGGATATTGACAGCTTGAGGAACAAATTGGTAGAGTTGGAATGGCTGCTTACACATTCCAATATTCCTGTGAGTGAAGTCAATCCTCCATGCTGTTTCGTTCTTTTGGAATATCTTCTGTTACAATGCATATTATGCTTGAGCACATCATTCATCATGTTACATGAGTTTCATTTGTCTAGCACTTGTTGGGTTGGATGATCTCACCTGaattaataatagttttttattaataatttgtttaatCGTACTTGATGCTTGGTTACTGCATGCAAAACTCGATCTCATCAACTTTTAACTAACTATTAGTGCCATAAGGTCATTATTCTTAAATGACAATTTGTTCCCTACAATCACTTTTGTCGAATAATATGACAATATATATAATCTAAACTACACAAGTCATTACTGTGATTCCTTAATTGGTAGAAGATAATGCTGAAAGATTGATTATGTTAGCttctaaagaagaaaaaagagttcAATCAAGGAAGAGCATGGATATCTGCAGACTGTTTCAGAGCTGAATGGAGGGAAAGGTTTTTTTCTGTTTATCTTTTGGAAATTGCTTTTGAAGTCCCCTTTGCTGGCGCAATGATGAGATTAAACAATAAACATTTGTAAAGTGGCAGCCCTTGAGTCCAACCTTTTGATTATTTGCAAATTGGTTTGTCCACCCCGGAGTGATGAAGAGCAACTTGAGCTATTTTAGTTACTATTTGACAGTGAGCTATGAGTGTGTTTAAATTCAGTGGGTatcaaggaaagaaaaaaattagtagTAGTCACTTTTTCCCTTGAGGTATTTTTTATCTTTGCTTAATGAGGGTACTGAAATTGCCGTACTTCTGTTGTTTGAATGAGAGTTCCAGTTTATGTGCATATCCTTCATCTTgaattgtttcatttttttatcgTCTATgacaaaatagtaaatttttaaCCTTTTGAAATTATGGTCCAGTATCCTGTATATTTTGCTTTCGAGGATGATAATATCAATGCTGTATTAGCTGAAGTTAAGAGAAATGATGCTAGTGGTCAACCTGCAACAGCTACTACAGGCGGGTAAGTTAAAATGCCATTTTGTATCTAAGAGAAGAGGTGCCTCTTCCATTTGGTGTATGTATGCCATAACATTAGAAGATTATAATGTAATCTAGAGATCTCTCAACATAGTCTGGACAAAATGCATATAGGATAGAAATCCTGTGCATTTCTTAAGTCATCTTTAATCATATTATCATACAGTTAAAAGATTCCATTCAATTTTGTTCTTGAACTAGATAAACTGCCCGTCCTTTGCTCGGTACTGATTATAACCTTATTAAACTTAAGAATTATCCATTTTAATATtctgatattaaaaataaaagccAAGTTCTTGTGAAAATTTTTTCATCCCTAAATTCAAAGGCAATAggtttatgttttaatttatgatggatttttatattgtattcaCTTATTTTGTCGTGTGGAGATAAAACCATTTTGTATTGCAACATGTATCGGTGAAGCTATACttcctctttctctttctctttaaAATGTTTTAGTTCTTACTTCCCTCTCTCTGTTGAAGTAATACAAGTTGGTAATTAATTAAAGACATTTAAGCACTAACAAAGATAGGAGAGCAGAGAAATTCAAAGCTTATGGTGCCAATATAATTCGGCATTAGAGATTGGTTGGTTTTATATTCTTTCTTAGTAAAATATGATGATGAGCAACATTTATAGTCATTGAGTCCAAAGTATTCAGAAACAGTGAATCAAGTGTTGAGAGGTGGGAGTATATGATCTAATGTGTTTTACTGCATCAAaagtactatttttataggtatttaaaattaataaaatagatgtGCTCATTTTCCTCTTCAAAATATTACCTGCTTCCAACACGTGATCATTGTGTTTAGTCATATActatcatctttcaagactTGATTCACTGTTTCTTCATGGATTGTCACAGACACTCAAGAGGATTATCTGTCTTCACGCTTCAACATCTATAATGAGATCTAAATACACTTCATCAATTCAAGCACATTCACATTGGCCTCTTCCAGAAAGTACGACAACCTGCAATTACATTATACGTGCAATCAGGAGTACACATTATTCACTCATAGAGACCAGTAATAGCTTTCAGAACTTATATTCCTTAGTCCATTGTAGTGCCAATTCCTAATAAAATCTTCCAACTTGTCtctaattttatttgtccaGATATTCTGTATTTGCAAAGCACATGATATGAATGAGAGAATCAGAAGAACCTGACATTGCATAGGATTTATGACAGTTAAAGTCTTAATTACCTTTCACGTTTTTAGAACTGCAAGATGAACAAAGAGATCCGTAAGAAATAACCAATCTTTAAAAGGTTtgcactttatttttcttttttcctctaTTGGGACTTGACGCATCCTTTCTGAGATTGGATGTCAATATGAATTTGAAATCTGCTcgttgttttcttcttttttctattgGGGCGAATGTCCTGCCATTGATTCAGTTACTCAAATGTCTTACAGCTACAAGCTTGTTGTTGCTGCCTCAGATCCCAAGAGAATTGCGCCCCCAAACATTGCAAATATTCAGGTTCTAGTAaccttttttcttaaaattaggAACAGGTGGATTTACTAGAATTCTTGAATTGATGTTTGTCTTGGAATGTTGATATGATCTAATTGCCTAAAGTTTTAGTTCTAAATTGcttcattcatctatctcaaAAAACTCTTTATCTGTTTTTATAAGTAACAAGTTCATCTTGCTCCAACAATGCCTATACCtttatttaaacaaattaattatataaactaaTACTACATCTGgatcatttaaaatttgatttgacATATTTCAACCAACTACTGCTTTGATTGATGCACATGGTAGATCATCTGTTATGAGACGGGAGGTAATAATATATTAGATAGCTAAGCTTGTAACTTTGTCGTTTCTCTTTGAATTGTTTTTACCATCAATCCCTTAAGCCTATAGATTGTTGTCACTTCTTATAAGATGTTATGGGACTTAGATAGGATAATTTGAAGTGACAGCTTCATGGTTGTTAAACTATCGATTGTAACTTTTTATGTACAACTGTCACTTGCATTATTACAACTAGCATTTGATGGAACTAAAGGTTTAAAGTTGAGTTTTTCTTGGGAGTCACATATGGTCTTGCCTTTAATTTCTTCGTCATAATTGTTATGTTCTTTATTTTGAGCGCTCagaatttctttttgaaatattttaaatgtacTGAAGTTTTTTTTCTATACTTCGATTCTGATATAATAGATTGTTTCCTTCGAATAGCTGTTCAGACCAGCTTATATATTGCATTATTCGGTTTCTTATTTTTGTAGTAAAATCATTTTAGGTACAAGGAATTTtatcatttccttttttttctttagtttttcacTTATAGTCTTATACTTCTCTTTGGTATGATTATGACATGACACACcacattgggtatgttgttgttgtatggCATGACACGAGTGAGTTTAAAAGTAGAAACATGATCAATGAAGATTCATATAGCAGACCCAACTTGTTTTTGACTGAGGCGTGGTAGTAATAGTTTTTATGAATCTGTATGCACTTAACTTTACTTGTTTCTATACATAGTTTTCCTTATAATGTAGTCAGGCGAATCAATTCAGTACTTGGAACTCTTCTTTTACTTGTAATAGTTATTGGAATCAAGCTAAAcatatttaattactttattcttatttattgatGAAATCAATTTAAGTATATGTGGATGTATTTCCTTATTGTACTGTGTCAAAAGATTTTCTGTTTCGTGTTTCCAGAGTCCTAATGTTTATGCAcattaatttctaaaaataatggGCAGGGGTTATTAGATAgtttaaataatcaatatgGTAGATTGTTACCCGAAAGTTCATTTATTAGTACTTTTATTGAATATCAGGGATGGTTACCAGGGCTTAAAGTTGATGGAGACTCGGATCAGCTACCAACTATTGCCATAGTGGCTTCATATGACACGTTTGGGGCTGCTCCGGTAAATAATAACTTACTCTATTAAGTTTTGAGCcgtcattttaataataaatgatcttaaattacttttttcttttgttgaattCAAAGGCATTGTCAGTGGGAAGTGACAGCAATGGAAGTGGTGTAGTGGCACTTCTTGAAATAGCTAGATTGTTTTCTGCTCTGTATTCAAATCCTAAAACTAGAGGTAGATATAACTTACTCTTTGGATTGACATCTGGTGGCCCGTATAACTACAATGGAACTCAAAAGGTGCACCAGTCCTTCCcaatttttttgtccttttctTTTAAGTCATAGCTATCTCGTTCTGTCCTTTGAATGTTTAAGCTTTCTTCAGTGGCTTCGGAGTTTTGACCAACGTCTACGTGAGAGTATAGACTATGCCATCTGCTTGAATAGTGTTGGGTCCCTAGGTAACCAGTCACATCTTCATGTTTCTAAACCTCCAGAAAATGCCTACATACAGCAGATATTTCAGGTATGCAACAAATGCCATCAATGAGAGAAACCTAggagaattttatattttggtacTTCTACTTTTCCTTTTCTAGTCTATAAAGGTTGATTTATGCAGGGTTTCTCTACTGTAGCAGAAGAATTGGGGCTTCAAGTTCGTCTTAAgcacaagaaaataaatatctcGAATCCTCGAGTAAGTATATATACTTCTTAAATGAAAGTGCACATCCCTGCTTATCTGTTTGTCAAACGTAGTGCATGGTTTTCTTGCTATGTTCTCAGAATGTCACAACCCAGAAACGGACTTGATGACCCTTGTTTTAACTTACCAAGATAAGTCAACCTAAAACCTAATATAAAGGATATATCCGGAAGTAAAGAAGAACAAAATACTATCATAATAATATCAAACATACGGAAACATAACATAACTCAATTATACCCCCCAAAGACCTGGTTGTCACGACTCACGTGTACAAGCTTCTAATGTAATACAATAGATTCGAAAGAAATAAAAGTCTTAATGTCATTGTTTTTAGAATAGAACAGGAATATAATAATGGAGTAAGAGGTGTTTGCTGAGATGAAAAACAATTATCTTAAAACTCTCCACAATAAGCCTCATACATTGAAGGGAGGAGAGTAATCACGATGATCCAAACTCATAACCTACACAAATGTAGAAGCAAGGGAGTGACTACCAACAACacggtactcaacaagtaaacgTCTAACTCAAGGTAAAAGCAACACATAATACTTGTATTCCCAACACTccaaccaaacctccacaactacaacatgtacaaaatcaacccaacctaacaatatacaattataaagCACATAACACGTTTAACAACACTTCCAACTGTTCAacttcaacatatacatatcacCGAATATAGAGGTCCAACGTGACTCAATAATTCATAAGACAATTGACAAGCAATGCTAGAACTCTAAAGGCAATACTCTAATGTCCTTTTTGTTACCATCATACGCCATTGAATCCACTATTTATGGacaaacaaatattatattaattagtatAAAACAAAATTGAGTAGGGTAGAAATAAATATAGAGTGattgaatattttctttttaaaaaaatatagacaGATATAGAATGACAGTCAGTTTAGTAGctacaattaaaaaagaaaaatagagccTTGCACCACTGCTTGAAAAACAGTgtagagaagaagaaaagaacagaagaaGTGACGAAgaacaaaagaagaagagacTAACTGAAggaggaaaaaagaagaagaatgtaCTTAAGAGATTCCAACTCGTGACGCAAAGATCTGAGTAGCAGCTAAGATCTCGTCCTTTCGAAGGCTAGAGAGTTGCGATGGAAGAGGAGATCACACAAGTCGCAATAGAGAGAAGATGAGCCTAGGTTTGCAAAAACACCCCAAAAAAACCCCCTAATTTTtgcttttaattattaaattaagaccttttattatgaaaaaacaAATAGTGCGTTGCCTCGCTTTGCTATTTCTACTCTCGCCTTTTGTTCGCCATTGCTCGCCTTTCTGAAATCGCATCGCCACACCTATAATAGGTGACAAGGCCTCGCCTCTTGCCTTTGGCGACGTGCGAGTGCCTTTCATAACACTGGttatattattctttgtatcTATTGCGCTCCATACTTTCCACTGAAATTTGACTGCATTCAGAGGGTTTATCTTATTTGGGATGATTTTTACACTAACCATCAACCTACCACAATTCTCAGCTTTTATCCAAGAATTAGGACTGGCTGCGGAGCTCATAGATGGAGTTCTATGAATTTGGGTAATGACTCGAAAattcatttttggaaaattattgTTTTACCCCTCCCAATAGTTGCCCCGACTCATCTTTGATTAGTTTATGAAGTTGGttttgaaatttgattgaaAAGTTATAGTTTTTGGAAGGTTTAAAGTTGTCAAAAGAGTTTTTTGATGACAATTGGATTTCGAAATAAAATTTCGTCAGTCATGGAATGTGGTATAGGTGTGTTGTCGTTTTCTATTTTAGAGTGGTTTTGAATTGGAAGTTAAAGTGAATATAGACCTTCAATTGACTTTGGGCAACATATGGAGTTCGGATAAAGTTCCGACAATTCCATTGGATTCGCGAGTTAATTTTAGGCATAGGTGAggttttgattaaattttcagAGGTTCCAAGGAAATTTTGATATGTTTGAGCGTTACGTAA is part of the Solanum lycopersicum chromosome 1, SLM_r2.1 genome and harbors:
- the LOC101248033 gene encoding uncharacterized protein; this translates as MKKKIIHQLNFADSNPTFIFLQNPINTISSSMANSLRRKSAVLDSMYYPIIGLLIVLIACVEFSDAVTAVDVYRLVQYDIAGVPFGSRLATLNHHAGSSFFGSGSSSDLSRTVLILPVRELNLTLITEYIEQKKLLGGLLLLLPPKFRPENTGSTFGADEDIDSLRNKLVELEWLLTHSNIPYPVYFAFEDDNINAVLAEVKRNDASGQPATATTGGYKLVVAASDPKRIAPPNIANIQGWLPGLKVDGDSDQLPTIAIVASYDTFGAAPALSVGSDSNGSGVVALLEIARLFSALYSNPKTRGRYNLLFGLTSGGPYNYNGTQKWLRSFDQRLRESIDYAICLNSVGSLGNQSHLHVSKPPENAYIQQIFQGFSTVAEELGLQVRLKHKKINISNPRVAWEHEQFSRLRVTAATLSELSTAPELLESTGGLTDNRHFTCEASIIQRIKLVAESLARHIYSQEKKSISIFADDSSLAVNPSYIRSWLDLLSTTPRVAPFLSKNDPLIKALEKELADHTAEVNVQHESLDGTFTFYDSTSGKLHIYQVASVTFDLLLLLVLGSYLITLFSFLFITTRGLDDLISLFRRPSSRKVKTT